GGAATCGGACACGCTGTCTTTCAGCTGTGCAACTTCAGCATCACTCAGGTAACGCCATTTACCTAACGGCAGTTTGTCAAGGCGAACGTTCATGATACGTACGCGCTGTAACCCTATCACCGTATAGCCAAGGTATTCACACATACGCCTGATCTGCCGGTTCAGTCCCTGTGTAAGGGTGATACGGAACGTCTGACGTCCCATCATCTGCACTTTACAGGGAAGCGTACGGGTATCCAGAATAGGAACACCCTGCGACATTTGTTGCAGGAACATTGTATTGATAGGCTTGTTCACCCTCACCACGTATTCTTTTTCGTGATTATTGGCAGCGCGCAGGATCTTATTGATGATGTCGCCGTCATTGGTCAGGAAGATGAGCCCTTCGGAGTCTTTGTCAAGACGACCGATAGGGAATATTCGCTGGGGATGATTAACGAAGCTGATAATATTATCCTTGATGTGCAACTCAGTAGTGGTCGTGATGCCAGGTGGCTTGTTAAGCGCCAGGTAGATACGCTTCTCTTTTTTGGCAGCTGTAATAAGACTGCCATCTACCTCAACAGTATCTCCGGGTTTATACCGGTTACCCAGCGAAGCCGGCCGGTCATTTAGTAGTACCCTGCCCTGTGTAATGAGGTTGTCGGCTTCCCGGCGTGAACAATAGCCGGTATCACTGATGAACTTATTTAAACTGATTGATTGGTCCAATGATGTAGTATATTTTAAGATGGCAGGCGAATACCTTCCAGATGCAAAAGTCGGTATTTGAAAGGAAAAAAATAAATCCTTTCAACGAATTGATTATCAATATAAAATATCAAAATAATGATCCCTCCATCTGTAAGCAACCGGCCGGACAGGATATAAAACACCACTGCCAGCTGCACATAACACATTAAACAACAAAGGGTGCCACACAATGCGACACCCCTTTGTATATAATTTCTCAGGCACCCTTGACGGGGGCTCAAATAAGCCGATGTTCCGGGAAAAGGATCATCTACGCAGCCAGTTCGTTATATGCGGATTTGAGATCCCTCCCCGGCCTTTTTTCCCGGCCTTTGCCATACCAACACTCTGCAGCATAAACATACCAATATACTCATTCTTACCGCAACTTTCCATTATATCATGGCTCCCACCTCTATAACCGTCGATATGAAAAACATAAGCAGGATCTATTCCCAGATGCATGCAGGCAGCATATGACCAGGCTATCGCCATTACTTCTTCCGCTTCCCGGTCCTTTCTTTTAATGATCGTCTCTGCAGTCAGGCGGGGACGGTCCACTGAAGGCACTACCGCAATATGCCCCGCTTCATGCAGGATATCTCCAGGATGCTGCAAACTATCTTTATCAATAACAATGTTACCGTTTTCAATCAGGAGCCCTGGCAGGAAACTCTCCTCGCCTATGCTTCGAAATGACGTTTGGATACCTACCTCATTCAGGAAAGCAACACATTTATCAAATGTGGCTATTTGGTCTTGTTCGTTGTATTCCATAACATGGAAGGTACGATTACAAATCCATATTGTTGCGAACACATTTGTATCAAACTGCCCACTATCGTCCACATCCATAACATCGGAAAATAAATAAATTAGGCAGGGGAATTAATAATACCTACCTTTAGGCGGATCAAATGTTTGAGTCTACCGGCACTTAGTAAGTAAGTTTCCTTTTTAGCCTTCTTTTTTACCACCTGCGTTACCTCAATCAACTAATTTTAATAATTAAAATCTCAAGAAATGGATATTTATGTATCTAATCTGAGTCCTTATGTCGCAAATGAGGATCTGATAAATCAATTCTCTAAATTCGGCGTAGTTAATTCAGCTAATGTAATCTTTGATAAATTTACTAACCGCAGCAGAGGCTTTGGTTTTGTTAATATGCCTAATGATGCGGAAGCACAAAAGGCCATTCAGGAAATGGATGGATCATCCGTTGAAGGAAAAACAATCGCTGTTAGTAAAGCCAGACCAAGAGAAGAAAGACCAGCAAGGTCTTACAATAATAATCAATGGTAAATTGATAAGGGGAAAGGGAGCATCTCTCTTTCCCTCTTTTATTTCATATCTGACCACGTTGCAGTAGCTATACCTTTTGTTACCCTCCTTCAGTTTATATTTCCGGCAATATCCTCCTACTAAGCCCACATAGCTACTGATAGACGCTATCGACCATTTATGATAACTATTCATTTCCGGTTGAAAAGACAGCCTTTTTCACACTAATAAACTAATACATATGTACAACAGAGATGAAAATCTTCTAAACGTCTTTGGCAATACAGCACTCTCCTTCCTGAATGCTGTTTACGCGGAGTTCCTCTTCTCCATCAAATACGTTGACAGAAGAAAAAACGAACATCTGGTACAGTCATCGACGATGAAATATATGGACAAACTGCGGATGAAGCTGGAAGAAAAAGCACGGGAGTACATTGCGACTAACAGAGACCTGTTAACCATTGACTGGTTTCATAAGAAACTCGTGTACCTCATCAAACAATATCTCCAGGAATTCCTGCAACGGACCCAATATTTAGCTGTTGCTATTTAATGAAGTCCAGCCAGTCACTCCCCTCCAGATAGTCATCTACCGGTGTTGCTATATTTTCCATTGAAAGATTGGATATCAGGTGAGCTATGTCCACCTTCATATTGCCAATACAACTCTGTACAAGATCCGACCTATAACCAACATCCTCCATTTCCAGTGTATAATCTGTACAAATCAGCCGGCTGATAATCCTACCCAGGTCTACCAGTTTCCGCTGTGTAAGTGTTTCTGAGATATGAAAGTCCAGCTGCTCCCTGAAATAAGGGGAGGAACGCTTTGTGAGCCTGAATGCTGACAAGAAAGCATACAGGTTCCTCACTTGCCCACGTTTCATATCTTTCATGACCATTTCCGCAATCTGGGTGTATAACATTTCATTAGACCCCTCGAAGATCTGAAAGGGTCTGCTGTCTACAATGCCCCGTCCTGCGATATGATTTATTTTATACCCGTTGGCCCCGGACAACTGCAGACATAACTGTGCCGATTCATGCATGAGATCTGTCACCAGCGCCTTCATACTGTTTGCCTCCAGTCCCTCGCCTGCAAGGCTATGCTCAATGCCACTCATGCTGCTGCTCTTATAACACATGGCCGAACAAATTGTAAAGGCAGTCTGAATACGGGACAACTGAAACTTAATAGAGTCCATTGCAAATAAATTGCTGGCGCCTACCATCCTGCTCTTCGTGTGGTCCATCGCCTCATCAAGCATACGCTTAATAAATCCCATTCCCATACCCGGAAACTGCATCCGGCTCCTGTGCAGTATGTCCAGCATCATCTTAATGCCAGTTGTTCTCTTGATCAGCTGGTGCGTTTTCGGCACTTCAATGTCAATCCTGTTCAATCCATAAGGGATCATGTACAAACCCAGGTTATTGAAATAAGATTCAACAATGACCTCCTGCTCCGGCGCACTGTTATCCGCAAGGAAAAAATCTATGTCTCTTGACAGATTGCCATTTCCCAGGTCCTTCCTCGCCGCTATCAACCAAAAATTGGCCTGACCGGTCAATCCCTGCCAGTGCTTCAACCCTTTCACAGTAAACGAATCTGTCAGTTCACGATAGGCAGTCGCCATATTCAGTGCATCACTGCCGAAATCAGGTTCCGTGATCATCAATCCACCCATACTTTGCTTGTGCAGGAAACTGTCAAATACCTCCTTCTTGATTTCGACATTCCCATATTTCGCTAACGGCTCCAGAAATAAGGCGATGTTAATACCAAAAGTTAAGGACAACGGTAAGGACTCGTAAGAAGCGGCTGACAGCAGGGATAAACATTCTTTTACAATACAACCACGGCCGCCATATTCAGTTGGTATCGCGACCGATAATGGCACCATATCCATGATATCCTTCCACATATGATCAGGTAAACCCCGCTGCAGGCTTAGTTGGTTGATATCATTAGACTCATAGAATATCTGCCTGAGTCTATATTCAAAATTTGCTATAAAATCATTAAGACTTGCATCTCGCATTACGGTTATCTTTAATTATCTCGGAATAAATTCAACTACAACGGCTAAAACATCTCTTTCGGTTTACAATACCAGGTCATTCACTGGTAATAATGTTCCCCTTCATATCACTAGCCGAAATAATGTGCCAGTTTTCCAGATAACCCTTTAGTGACGATCACGCCATGTGGAACAGCCCATTTTTAATACCCATGTAAAAACAAACAGGAGTATCAGCAGGATCAGTGCAGGCCACAAACTGACTTTACAGAATAGTGTAATAGTTGTAGGTTTAAGCAAGCATGGTCCGGCATTCCTGCCAGACCTTTGTTTTATAATTCTTACA
The DNA window shown above is from Chitinophaga agri and carries:
- the rluF gene encoding 23S rRNA pseudouridine(2604) synthase RluF, with translation MDQSISLNKFISDTGYCSRREADNLITQGRVLLNDRPASLGNRYKPGDTVEVDGSLITAAKKEKRIYLALNKPPGITTTTELHIKDNIISFVNHPQRIFPIGRLDKDSEGLIFLTNDGDIINKILRAANNHEKEYVVRVNKPINTMFLQQMSQGVPILDTRTLPCKVQMMGRQTFRITLTQGLNRQIRRMCEYLGYTVIGLQRVRIMNVRLDKLPLGKWRYLSDAEVAQLKDSVSDSSKVSDDSSASARKKKTAAPIPEKEKAPSRFNRTSTHKSRGTAETKEQPKSGKEPSKSGFNAGTKSAAHKPDAGKSAPRDGRPQSGGKGKPQEKSWKKEGPAAKDGKPQSGGKGKVQEKSWKKEGPAQKPASSRRGKPAGPAKPAKDAARKKRR
- a CDS encoding RNA recognition motif domain-containing protein; amino-acid sequence: MDIYVSNLSPYVANEDLINQFSKFGVVNSANVIFDKFTNRSRGFGFVNMPNDAEAQKAIQEMDGSSVEGKTIAVSKARPREERPARSYNNNQW
- a CDS encoding acyl-CoA dehydrogenase family protein, producing the protein MRDASLNDFIANFEYRLRQIFYESNDINQLSLQRGLPDHMWKDIMDMVPLSVAIPTEYGGRGCIVKECLSLLSAASYESLPLSLTFGINIALFLEPLAKYGNVEIKKEVFDSFLHKQSMGGLMITEPDFGSDALNMATAYRELTDSFTVKGLKHWQGLTGQANFWLIAARKDLGNGNLSRDIDFFLADNSAPEQEVIVESYFNNLGLYMIPYGLNRIDIEVPKTHQLIKRTTGIKMMLDILHRSRMQFPGMGMGFIKRMLDEAMDHTKSRMVGASNLFAMDSIKFQLSRIQTAFTICSAMCYKSSSMSGIEHSLAGEGLEANSMKALVTDLMHESAQLCLQLSGANGYKINHIAGRGIVDSRPFQIFEGSNEMLYTQIAEMVMKDMKRGQVRNLYAFLSAFRLTKRSSPYFREQLDFHISETLTQRKLVDLGRIISRLICTDYTLEMEDVGYRSDLVQSCIGNMKVDIAHLISNLSMENIATPVDDYLEGSDWLDFIK